A genomic stretch from Gorilla gorilla gorilla isolate KB3781 chromosome 20, NHGRI_mGorGor1-v2.1_pri, whole genome shotgun sequence includes:
- the IQCN gene encoding IQ domain-containing protein N isoform X1, with protein MTLQGRADLSGNQGNAAGRLATVHEPVVTPWAVHPPAPAHPSLPDKMEKAPPQPQHEGLKSKEHLPQQPAEAKTASRRVPRLRAVVESQAFKNILVDEMDMMHARAATLIQANWRGYWLRQKLISQMMAAKAIQEAWRRFNKRHILHSSKSLVKKTRAEEGDISYHASQQVRFQHPEENRLLSLPVMVNKETQFPSCDNLVLCRPQSSPLLQPPAAQGTPEPCVQAPHAAGVRGVAFLPHQMVTIRFPCPVSLDTKCQPCLLTRTIRSTCLVHIEGDSVKTKRVTARTNKAGAPETPLSRRYDQAVTRPSRAQTQGPVKAETPKAPFQICPGPMITKTLLQTYPVVSVTLPQTYPASTTTTTPPKTSPVPKVTIIKTPAQMYPGPTVTKTAPHTCPMPTMTKIQVHPTASRTGTQRQTCPATITANNQPQVSLLASIVKSLHQVCPGPAMAKTPPQTHLVTTPAKNPLQTCLSATMSNTSSQMSPVGVTKPSPQTRLVAMITKTPTQLRSVATILKTLCLASPTMANVKAPPHAAVAAGTPNTPGSIHENPPKAKATVNVKQAAGAVKASSPFCLAEGKIRYLAQPHPGTGVPRAAAKLRLEAKKIKTGPQKQVKTDMAFKTSVAVEMAGAPSWTKVAEEGDKPPPVYMPVDMAVTLPRGQPAAPLTNASSQRHPPCLSQRPLAAPLTKASSQGHLPTELTKTPSLAHLDTCLSKTQSGGQPITDITTCLIPVHQAADLSSNTHSQVLLTGSKVSNHTCQRLSGLSAPPWAKPEDRQTQPQPHRHVPGKTTRGGPCPAACEVQGMLVPLMAPTGHSTCNVESWGDNGATRAQPSMPGQAVPCQEDTVGSLLASLCVEVAGVLASQEDLCTLLAKALSQGEVWAALNQALSKEVLGATVTKALPQSMLSMVLVKALSWSELRLTLSRALSRGELRAELTKVMHGKLAEVLSKALTEEEWAALSQALCQGELGALLSQSWCRVALRTGTILPKAASKSTGSGVTKTPTLVEVACRRSPSAAWGPSLGPVRPQTSKGPTDAGVVGGQSWNRAWEPVRGAASWDTRRNKVVVHLRRSGEPMVSMQAAEEIRILAVITIQAGVRGYLARRRMRLWHRGAMVIQATWRGYHVRRNLAHLCRATTTIQSAWRGYSTRRDQARHRQMLHPVTWVELGSRAGVMSDQSWFQDGRARTVSDHRCFQSCQAHTCSVCHSLSSRIGSPPSVVMLVGSSPRTCHTCGRTQPTRVVQGMGRGAEGPGAVSWASSYQRAALSPRQPHRQDKAATAIQSTWRGFKIRQQMRQQQMAAKIVQATWRGHHTRSCLKNTEALLGPADPWASSRHMHWPGI; from the exons ATGACCCTTCAAG GCAGAGCTGACCTGTCCGGTAATCAAGGCAATGCAGCCGGCCGCCTAGCTACAGTTCACGAGCCAGTTGTCACCCCGTGGGCAGTGCATCCTCCAGCCCCCGCCCACCCCAGTCTCCCAGACAAAATGGAGAAAGCGCCTCCACAGCCCCAGCACGAGGGCCTCAAGTCCAAGGAGCATCTCCCGCAACAGCCTGCCGAAGCCAAGACGGCGTCCCGCCGCGTCCCACGCCTCCGGGCTGTGGTCGAGAGCCAGGCCTTCAAGAACATCCTGGTAGACGAGATGGACATGATGCACGCCCGTGCAGCCACGCTCATCCAAGCCAACTGGAGGGGCTATTGGCTCCGGCAGAAGCTGATTTCCCAGATGATGGCGGCCAAGGCCATCCAGGAGGCCTGGCGGCGCTTCAACAAGAGACACATCCTTCACTCCAGCAAGTCGTTGGTAAAGAAAACGAGGGCGGAGGAGGGGGACATATCTTATCACGCCTCGCAGCAGGTGCGCTTCCAGCATCCGGAAGAGAACCGCCTTCTGTCCCTGCCCGTCATGGTGAACAAGGAGACCCAGTTCCCTTCCTGTGACAATCTGGTCCTCTGCAGACCCCAGTCGTCCCCCCTCCTGCAGCCCCCAGCAGCTCAGGGTACCCCAGAGCCCTGTGTGCAGGCTCCTCATGCTGCCGGAGTCCGGGGGGTGGCCTTCCTGCCACACCAGATGGTCACCATCAGATTTCCCTGCCCAGTGAGTCTGGACACAAAATGCCAGCCATGCCTGCTGACCAGAACCATCAGAAGCACCTGTCTCGTCCACATAGAGGGTGACTCAGTGAAGACCAAACGTGTAACTGCCCGGACCAACAAAGCCGGGGCTCCGGAGACACCATTGTCCAGAAGGTATGACCAGGCAGTTACGAGACCATCCAGAGCCCAAACCCAGGGCCCTGTGAAAGCAGAGACCCCCAAAGCCCCCTTCCAGATATGTCCAGGGCCCATGATCACCAAGACTCTACTCCAGACATATCCAGTGGTCTCCGTGACCCTGCCGCAGACATATCCAGCGTCCACGACGACCACCACCCCACCCAAGACTAGCCCAGTTCCCAAAGTAACAATAATCAAGACCCCAGCCCAGATGTATCCGGGGCCCACAGTGACCAAAACTGCACCTCACACATGCCCCATGCCCACAATGACCAAGATCCAGGTACACCCCACGGCCTCCAGAACTGGCACCCAACGGCAGACATGCCCTGCGACCATCACGGCAAACAACCAACCTCAGGTTTCCCTTCTGGCCTCCATCGTGAAGAGCCTGCACCAGGTATGCCCAGGGCCTGCGATGGCAAAGACCCCACCCCAGACGCACCTGGTCACGACCCCAGCCAAAAACCCATTGCAAACATGTCTGTCAGCCACAATGTCCAATACTTCATCCCAGATGAGCCCAGTTGGGGTGACCAAGCCCTCACCCCAGACTCGCCTGGTAGCCATGATAACCAAGACCCCAACCCAGTTACGCTCGGTGGCCACCATCCTCAAGACTCTGTGTCTGGCCTCTCCAACAATGGCAAATGTCAAGGCTCCACCCCACGCGGCGGTAGCAGCCGGAACTCCCAACACCCCAGGCTCCATCCATGAGAACCCACCCAAGGCCAAGGCCACCGTGAATGTGAAGCAGGCTGCAGGGGCGGTGAAAGCCTCATCCCCCTTCTGTTTGGCTGAGGGGAAGATCAGGTATCTGGCTCAACCACATCCGGGAACTGGGGTCCCCAGGGCTGCAGCTAAGCTTCGTTTGGAAGCCAAGAAAATCAAGACTGGCCCCCAGAAACAGGTGAAAACAGACATGGCATTTAAGACCAGTGTGGCAGTGGAAATGGCTGGGGCTCCATCCTGGACAAAAGTTGCTGAGGAAGGGGACAAGCCACCTCCCGTGTATATGCCTGTAGACATGGCTGTCACCCTGCCCCGGGGACAGCCGGCTGCCCCACTGACCAATGCCTCATCCCAGAGACATCCACCCTGCCTGTCCCAGAGACCACTGGCCGCCCCGCTGACCAAGGCCTCATCTCAGGGACATCTGCCCACTGAGCTGACCAAGACCCCATCCCTGGCCCATCTGGACACCTGTCTGAGCAAGACGCAGTCCGGGGGGCAGCCGATCACAGACATAACCACGTGCCTCATCCCAGTGCACCAGGCTGCTGATCTCAGCAGCAACACCCACTCCCAGGTGCTCCTAACAGGGTCCAAGGTGTCCAACCACACCTGCCAGCGCCTCAGTGGTCTCAGCGCCCCACCCTGGGCCAAGCCAGAGGACAGACAGACCCAGCCACAGCCCCACAGACACGTGCCGGGGAAGACCACTCGGGGGGGACCATGCCCGGCAGCCTGTGAGGTCCAGGGTATGCTGGTGCCGCTGATGGCACCCACCGGACATTCCACGTGCAATGTTGAGTCCTGGGGAGACAACGGAGCCACACGTGCCCAGCCATCAATGCCCGGCCAGGCGGTTCCCTGCCAGGAGGACACGGTAGGCTCCCTGCTGGCCTCCTTGTGTGTTGAAGTAGCTGGTGTGCTGGCATCCCAGGAGGATCTCTGCACTCTGTTGGCCAAAGCCCTCTCCCAGGGAGAAGTCTGGGCAGCTCTGAACCAGGCCCTGTCCAAGGAGGTCCTGGGTGCCACTGTCACCAAAGCCCTGCCCCAGAGCATGCTGAGCATGGTGCTGGTGAAGGCGCTGTCCTGGAGTGAGCTGCGCCTGACCCTGTCCCGAGCCCTGTCCCGGGGCGAGCTGCGGGCGGAACTCACCAAGGTCATGCATGGTAAATTGGCCGAGGTGCTTAGCAAGGCTTTGACGGAGGAGGAGTGGGCGGCTCTGAGCCAGGCCCTGTGTCAGGGTGAGCTGGGTGCTCTCCTGAGCCAGTCTTGGTGTCGGGTGGCCCTGAGGACTGGAACCATCCTCCCCAAGGCCGCCTCGAAATCAACAGGAAGCGGGGTGACTAAGACGCCGACCCTGGTGGAGGTGGCCTGCAGGAGGAGTCCATCGGCCGCATGGGGGCCCTCCCTGGGCCCCGTGAGACCACAGACCAGCAAG GGCCCCACGGACGCTGGTGTGGTTGGTGGCCAATCGTGGAACCGCGCGTGGGAGCCAGTCAGGGGTGCTGCGTCCTGGGACACCCGGCGCAACAAGGTGGTGGTGCATCTCAGGCGGTCCGGGGAGCCGATGGTGTCCATGCAGGCTGCAGAGGAGATCCGCATCCTCGCAGTGATCACTATCCAGGCGGGCGTCCGTGGCTACCTGGCGCGTCGCAGGATGCGGCTGTGGCACCGGGGGGCCATGGTCATCCAAGCTACTTGGCGCGGCTACCATGTGCGGCGGAATCTGGCACACCTCTGCAGAGCCACCACGACCATCCAGTCTGCCTGGCGCGGCTACAGCACCCGCCGGGACCAAGCCCGGCACCGGCAGATGCTCCACCCCGTCACGTGGGTGGAGCTGGGCAGCCGGGCCGGGGTCATGTCTGACCAAAGCTGGTTCCaggatggcagagccaggacagtATCTGACCATCGCTGCTTCCAGTCCTGCCAGGCACACACTTGCAGCGTCTGCCACTCCCTGAGCTCCAGGATCGGGAGCCCGCCCAGCGTGGTGATGCTAGTGGGTTCCAGCCCTCGCACCTGTCATACCTGTGGACGTACACAGCCCACCCGCGTGGTGCAGGGCATGGGCCGGGGCGCTGAGGGCCCCGGGGCAGTGTCTTGGGCCTCCTCCTACCAGCGGGCTGCCCTGAGTCCCAGGCAGCCGCATCGCCAGGACAAAGCGGCCACAGCCATCCAGTCCACCTGGAGGGGCTTTAAGATCCGCCAGCAGATGAGGCAGCAGCAAATGGCAGCGAAGATAGTTCAAGCCACCTGGCGAGGCCACCATACCCGGAGCTGTCTGAAGAACACAGAGGCGCTCTTGGGACCAGCAGACCCCTGGGCCAGCTCACGGCACATGCATTGGCCCGGCATCTAG
- the IQCN gene encoding IQ domain-containing protein N isoform X2 — MTLQGRADLSGNQGNAAGRLATVHEPVVTPWAVHPPAPAHPSLPDKMEKAPPQPQHEGLKSKEHLPQQPAEAKTASRRVPRLRAVVESQAFKNILVDEMDMMHARAATLIQANWRGYWLRQKLISQMMAAKAIQEAWRRFNKRHILHSSKSLVKKTRAEEGDISYHASQQVRFQHPEENRLLSLPVMVNKETQFPSCDNLVLCRPQSSPLLQPPAAQGTPEPCVQAPHAAGVRGVAFLPHQMVTIRFPCPVSLDTKCQPCLLTRTIRSTCLVHIEGDSVKTKRVTARTNKAGAPETPLSRRYDQAVTRPSRAQTQGPVKAETPKAPFQICPGPMITKTLLQTYPVVSVTLPQTYPASTTTTTPPKTSPVPKVTIIKTPAQMYPGPTVTKTAPHTCPMPTMTKIQVHPTASRTGTQRQTCPATITANNQPQVSLLASIVKSLHQVCPGPAMAKTPPQTHLVTTPAKNPLQTCLSATMSNTSSQMSPVGVTKPSPQTRLVAMITKTPTQLRSVATILKTLCLASPTMANVKAPPHAAVAAGTPNTPGSIHENPPKAKATVNVKQAAGAVKASSPFCLAEGKIRYLAQPHPGTGVPRAAAKLRLEAKKIKTGPQKQVKTDMAFKTSVAVEMAGAPSWTKVAEEGDKPPPVYMPVDMAVTLPRGQPAAPLTNASSQRHPPCLSQRPLAAPLTKASSQGHLPTELTKTPSLAHLDTCLSKTQSGGQPITDITTCLIPVHQAADLSSNTHSQVLLTGSKVSNHTCQRLSGLSAPPWAKPEDRQTQPQPHRHVPGKTTRGGPCPAACEVQGMLVPLMAPTGHSTCNVESWGDNGATRAQPSMPGQAVPCQEDTGPTDAGVVGGQSWNRAWEPVRGAASWDTRRNKVVVHLRRSGEPMVSMQAAEEIRILAVITIQAGVRGYLARRRMRLWHRGAMVIQATWRGYHVRRNLAHLCRATTTIQSAWRGYSTRRDQARHRQMLHPVTWVELGSRAGVMSDQSWFQDGRARTVSDHRCFQSCQAHTCSVCHSLSSRIGSPPSVVMLVGSSPRTCHTCGRTQPTRVVQGMGRGAEGPGAVSWASSYQRAALSPRQPHRQDKAATAIQSTWRGFKIRQQMRQQQMAAKIVQATWRGHHTRSCLKNTEALLGPADPWASSRHMHWPGI, encoded by the exons ATGACCCTTCAAG GCAGAGCTGACCTGTCCGGTAATCAAGGCAATGCAGCCGGCCGCCTAGCTACAGTTCACGAGCCAGTTGTCACCCCGTGGGCAGTGCATCCTCCAGCCCCCGCCCACCCCAGTCTCCCAGACAAAATGGAGAAAGCGCCTCCACAGCCCCAGCACGAGGGCCTCAAGTCCAAGGAGCATCTCCCGCAACAGCCTGCCGAAGCCAAGACGGCGTCCCGCCGCGTCCCACGCCTCCGGGCTGTGGTCGAGAGCCAGGCCTTCAAGAACATCCTGGTAGACGAGATGGACATGATGCACGCCCGTGCAGCCACGCTCATCCAAGCCAACTGGAGGGGCTATTGGCTCCGGCAGAAGCTGATTTCCCAGATGATGGCGGCCAAGGCCATCCAGGAGGCCTGGCGGCGCTTCAACAAGAGACACATCCTTCACTCCAGCAAGTCGTTGGTAAAGAAAACGAGGGCGGAGGAGGGGGACATATCTTATCACGCCTCGCAGCAGGTGCGCTTCCAGCATCCGGAAGAGAACCGCCTTCTGTCCCTGCCCGTCATGGTGAACAAGGAGACCCAGTTCCCTTCCTGTGACAATCTGGTCCTCTGCAGACCCCAGTCGTCCCCCCTCCTGCAGCCCCCAGCAGCTCAGGGTACCCCAGAGCCCTGTGTGCAGGCTCCTCATGCTGCCGGAGTCCGGGGGGTGGCCTTCCTGCCACACCAGATGGTCACCATCAGATTTCCCTGCCCAGTGAGTCTGGACACAAAATGCCAGCCATGCCTGCTGACCAGAACCATCAGAAGCACCTGTCTCGTCCACATAGAGGGTGACTCAGTGAAGACCAAACGTGTAACTGCCCGGACCAACAAAGCCGGGGCTCCGGAGACACCATTGTCCAGAAGGTATGACCAGGCAGTTACGAGACCATCCAGAGCCCAAACCCAGGGCCCTGTGAAAGCAGAGACCCCCAAAGCCCCCTTCCAGATATGTCCAGGGCCCATGATCACCAAGACTCTACTCCAGACATATCCAGTGGTCTCCGTGACCCTGCCGCAGACATATCCAGCGTCCACGACGACCACCACCCCACCCAAGACTAGCCCAGTTCCCAAAGTAACAATAATCAAGACCCCAGCCCAGATGTATCCGGGGCCCACAGTGACCAAAACTGCACCTCACACATGCCCCATGCCCACAATGACCAAGATCCAGGTACACCCCACGGCCTCCAGAACTGGCACCCAACGGCAGACATGCCCTGCGACCATCACGGCAAACAACCAACCTCAGGTTTCCCTTCTGGCCTCCATCGTGAAGAGCCTGCACCAGGTATGCCCAGGGCCTGCGATGGCAAAGACCCCACCCCAGACGCACCTGGTCACGACCCCAGCCAAAAACCCATTGCAAACATGTCTGTCAGCCACAATGTCCAATACTTCATCCCAGATGAGCCCAGTTGGGGTGACCAAGCCCTCACCCCAGACTCGCCTGGTAGCCATGATAACCAAGACCCCAACCCAGTTACGCTCGGTGGCCACCATCCTCAAGACTCTGTGTCTGGCCTCTCCAACAATGGCAAATGTCAAGGCTCCACCCCACGCGGCGGTAGCAGCCGGAACTCCCAACACCCCAGGCTCCATCCATGAGAACCCACCCAAGGCCAAGGCCACCGTGAATGTGAAGCAGGCTGCAGGGGCGGTGAAAGCCTCATCCCCCTTCTGTTTGGCTGAGGGGAAGATCAGGTATCTGGCTCAACCACATCCGGGAACTGGGGTCCCCAGGGCTGCAGCTAAGCTTCGTTTGGAAGCCAAGAAAATCAAGACTGGCCCCCAGAAACAGGTGAAAACAGACATGGCATTTAAGACCAGTGTGGCAGTGGAAATGGCTGGGGCTCCATCCTGGACAAAAGTTGCTGAGGAAGGGGACAAGCCACCTCCCGTGTATATGCCTGTAGACATGGCTGTCACCCTGCCCCGGGGACAGCCGGCTGCCCCACTGACCAATGCCTCATCCCAGAGACATCCACCCTGCCTGTCCCAGAGACCACTGGCCGCCCCGCTGACCAAGGCCTCATCTCAGGGACATCTGCCCACTGAGCTGACCAAGACCCCATCCCTGGCCCATCTGGACACCTGTCTGAGCAAGACGCAGTCCGGGGGGCAGCCGATCACAGACATAACCACGTGCCTCATCCCAGTGCACCAGGCTGCTGATCTCAGCAGCAACACCCACTCCCAGGTGCTCCTAACAGGGTCCAAGGTGTCCAACCACACCTGCCAGCGCCTCAGTGGTCTCAGCGCCCCACCCTGGGCCAAGCCAGAGGACAGACAGACCCAGCCACAGCCCCACAGACACGTGCCGGGGAAGACCACTCGGGGGGGACCATGCCCGGCAGCCTGTGAGGTCCAGGGTATGCTGGTGCCGCTGATGGCACCCACCGGACATTCCACGTGCAATGTTGAGTCCTGGGGAGACAACGGAGCCACACGTGCCCAGCCATCAATGCCCGGCCAGGCGGTTCCCTGCCAGGAGGACACG GGCCCCACGGACGCTGGTGTGGTTGGTGGCCAATCGTGGAACCGCGCGTGGGAGCCAGTCAGGGGTGCTGCGTCCTGGGACACCCGGCGCAACAAGGTGGTGGTGCATCTCAGGCGGTCCGGGGAGCCGATGGTGTCCATGCAGGCTGCAGAGGAGATCCGCATCCTCGCAGTGATCACTATCCAGGCGGGCGTCCGTGGCTACCTGGCGCGTCGCAGGATGCGGCTGTGGCACCGGGGGGCCATGGTCATCCAAGCTACTTGGCGCGGCTACCATGTGCGGCGGAATCTGGCACACCTCTGCAGAGCCACCACGACCATCCAGTCTGCCTGGCGCGGCTACAGCACCCGCCGGGACCAAGCCCGGCACCGGCAGATGCTCCACCCCGTCACGTGGGTGGAGCTGGGCAGCCGGGCCGGGGTCATGTCTGACCAAAGCTGGTTCCaggatggcagagccaggacagtATCTGACCATCGCTGCTTCCAGTCCTGCCAGGCACACACTTGCAGCGTCTGCCACTCCCTGAGCTCCAGGATCGGGAGCCCGCCCAGCGTGGTGATGCTAGTGGGTTCCAGCCCTCGCACCTGTCATACCTGTGGACGTACACAGCCCACCCGCGTGGTGCAGGGCATGGGCCGGGGCGCTGAGGGCCCCGGGGCAGTGTCTTGGGCCTCCTCCTACCAGCGGGCTGCCCTGAGTCCCAGGCAGCCGCATCGCCAGGACAAAGCGGCCACAGCCATCCAGTCCACCTGGAGGGGCTTTAAGATCCGCCAGCAGATGAGGCAGCAGCAAATGGCAGCGAAGATAGTTCAAGCCACCTGGCGAGGCCACCATACCCGGAGCTGTCTGAAGAACACAGAGGCGCTCTTGGGACCAGCAGACCCCTGGGCCAGCTCACGGCACATGCATTGGCCCGGCATCTAG
- the IQCN gene encoding IQ domain-containing protein N isoform X3, which yields MEKAPPQPQHEGLKSKEHLPQQPAEAKTASRRVPRLRAVVESQAFKNILVDEMDMMHARAATLIQANWRGYWLRQKLISQMMAAKAIQEAWRRFNKRHILHSSKSLVKKTRAEEGDISYHASQQVRFQHPEENRLLSLPVMVNKETQFPSCDNLVLCRPQSSPLLQPPAAQGTPEPCVQAPHAAGVRGVAFLPHQMVTIRFPCPVSLDTKCQPCLLTRTIRSTCLVHIEGDSVKTKRVTARTNKAGAPETPLSRRYDQAVTRPSRAQTQGPVKAETPKAPFQICPGPMITKTLLQTYPVVSVTLPQTYPASTTTTTPPKTSPVPKVTIIKTPAQMYPGPTVTKTAPHTCPMPTMTKIQVHPTASRTGTQRQTCPATITANNQPQVSLLASIVKSLHQVCPGPAMAKTPPQTHLVTTPAKNPLQTCLSATMSNTSSQMSPVGVTKPSPQTRLVAMITKTPTQLRSVATILKTLCLASPTMANVKAPPHAAVAAGTPNTPGSIHENPPKAKATVNVKQAAGAVKASSPFCLAEGKIRYLAQPHPGTGVPRAAAKLRLEAKKIKTGPQKQVKTDMAFKTSVAVEMAGAPSWTKVAEEGDKPPPVYMPVDMAVTLPRGQPAAPLTNASSQRHPPCLSQRPLAAPLTKASSQGHLPTELTKTPSLAHLDTCLSKTQSGGQPITDITTCLIPVHQAADLSSNTHSQVLLTGSKVSNHTCQRLSGLSAPPWAKPEDRQTQPQPHRHVPGKTTRGGPCPAACEVQGMLVPLMAPTGHSTCNVESWGDNGATRAQPSMPGQAVPCQEDTGPTDAGVVGGQSWNRAWEPVRGAASWDTRRNKVVVHLRRSGEPMVSMQAAEEIRILAVITIQAGVRGYLARRRMRLWHRGAMVIQATWRGYHVRRNLAHLCRATTTIQSAWRGYSTRRDQARHRQMLHPVTWVELGSRAGVMSDQSWFQDGRARTVSDHRCFQSCQAHTCSVCHSLSSRIGSPPSVVMLVGSSPRTCHTCGRTQPTRVVQGMGRGAEGPGAVSWASSYQRAALSPRQPHRQDKAATAIQSTWRGFKIRQQMRQQQMAAKIVQATWRGHHTRSCLKNTEALLGPADPWASSRHMHWPGI from the exons ATGGAGAAAGCGCCTCCACAGCCCCAGCACGAGGGCCTCAAGTCCAAGGAGCATCTCCCGCAACAGCCTGCCGAAGCCAAGACGGCGTCCCGCCGCGTCCCACGCCTCCGGGCTGTGGTCGAGAGCCAGGCCTTCAAGAACATCCTGGTAGACGAGATGGACATGATGCACGCCCGTGCAGCCACGCTCATCCAAGCCAACTGGAGGGGCTATTGGCTCCGGCAGAAGCTGATTTCCCAGATGATGGCGGCCAAGGCCATCCAGGAGGCCTGGCGGCGCTTCAACAAGAGACACATCCTTCACTCCAGCAAGTCGTTGGTAAAGAAAACGAGGGCGGAGGAGGGGGACATATCTTATCACGCCTCGCAGCAGGTGCGCTTCCAGCATCCGGAAGAGAACCGCCTTCTGTCCCTGCCCGTCATGGTGAACAAGGAGACCCAGTTCCCTTCCTGTGACAATCTGGTCCTCTGCAGACCCCAGTCGTCCCCCCTCCTGCAGCCCCCAGCAGCTCAGGGTACCCCAGAGCCCTGTGTGCAGGCTCCTCATGCTGCCGGAGTCCGGGGGGTGGCCTTCCTGCCACACCAGATGGTCACCATCAGATTTCCCTGCCCAGTGAGTCTGGACACAAAATGCCAGCCATGCCTGCTGACCAGAACCATCAGAAGCACCTGTCTCGTCCACATAGAGGGTGACTCAGTGAAGACCAAACGTGTAACTGCCCGGACCAACAAAGCCGGGGCTCCGGAGACACCATTGTCCAGAAGGTATGACCAGGCAGTTACGAGACCATCCAGAGCCCAAACCCAGGGCCCTGTGAAAGCAGAGACCCCCAAAGCCCCCTTCCAGATATGTCCAGGGCCCATGATCACCAAGACTCTACTCCAGACATATCCAGTGGTCTCCGTGACCCTGCCGCAGACATATCCAGCGTCCACGACGACCACCACCCCACCCAAGACTAGCCCAGTTCCCAAAGTAACAATAATCAAGACCCCAGCCCAGATGTATCCGGGGCCCACAGTGACCAAAACTGCACCTCACACATGCCCCATGCCCACAATGACCAAGATCCAGGTACACCCCACGGCCTCCAGAACTGGCACCCAACGGCAGACATGCCCTGCGACCATCACGGCAAACAACCAACCTCAGGTTTCCCTTCTGGCCTCCATCGTGAAGAGCCTGCACCAGGTATGCCCAGGGCCTGCGATGGCAAAGACCCCACCCCAGACGCACCTGGTCACGACCCCAGCCAAAAACCCATTGCAAACATGTCTGTCAGCCACAATGTCCAATACTTCATCCCAGATGAGCCCAGTTGGGGTGACCAAGCCCTCACCCCAGACTCGCCTGGTAGCCATGATAACCAAGACCCCAACCCAGTTACGCTCGGTGGCCACCATCCTCAAGACTCTGTGTCTGGCCTCTCCAACAATGGCAAATGTCAAGGCTCCACCCCACGCGGCGGTAGCAGCCGGAACTCCCAACACCCCAGGCTCCATCCATGAGAACCCACCCAAGGCCAAGGCCACCGTGAATGTGAAGCAGGCTGCAGGGGCGGTGAAAGCCTCATCCCCCTTCTGTTTGGCTGAGGGGAAGATCAGGTATCTGGCTCAACCACATCCGGGAACTGGGGTCCCCAGGGCTGCAGCTAAGCTTCGTTTGGAAGCCAAGAAAATCAAGACTGGCCCCCAGAAACAGGTGAAAACAGACATGGCATTTAAGACCAGTGTGGCAGTGGAAATGGCTGGGGCTCCATCCTGGACAAAAGTTGCTGAGGAAGGGGACAAGCCACCTCCCGTGTATATGCCTGTAGACATGGCTGTCACCCTGCCCCGGGGACAGCCGGCTGCCCCACTGACCAATGCCTCATCCCAGAGACATCCACCCTGCCTGTCCCAGAGACCACTGGCCGCCCCGCTGACCAAGGCCTCATCTCAGGGACATCTGCCCACTGAGCTGACCAAGACCCCATCCCTGGCCCATCTGGACACCTGTCTGAGCAAGACGCAGTCCGGGGGGCAGCCGATCACAGACATAACCACGTGCCTCATCCCAGTGCACCAGGCTGCTGATCTCAGCAGCAACACCCACTCCCAGGTGCTCCTAACAGGGTCCAAGGTGTCCAACCACACCTGCCAGCGCCTCAGTGGTCTCAGCGCCCCACCCTGGGCCAAGCCAGAGGACAGACAGACCCAGCCACAGCCCCACAGACACGTGCCGGGGAAGACCACTCGGGGGGGACCATGCCCGGCAGCCTGTGAGGTCCAGGGTATGCTGGTGCCGCTGATGGCACCCACCGGACATTCCACGTGCAATGTTGAGTCCTGGGGAGACAACGGAGCCACACGTGCCCAGCCATCAATGCCCGGCCAGGCGGTTCCCTGCCAGGAGGACACG GGCCCCACGGACGCTGGTGTGGTTGGTGGCCAATCGTGGAACCGCGCGTGGGAGCCAGTCAGGGGTGCTGCGTCCTGGGACACCCGGCGCAACAAGGTGGTGGTGCATCTCAGGCGGTCCGGGGAGCCGATGGTGTCCATGCAGGCTGCAGAGGAGATCCGCATCCTCGCAGTGATCACTATCCAGGCGGGCGTCCGTGGCTACCTGGCGCGTCGCAGGATGCGGCTGTGGCACCGGGGGGCCATGGTCATCCAAGCTACTTGGCGCGGCTACCATGTGCGGCGGAATCTGGCACACCTCTGCAGAGCCACCACGACCATCCAGTCTGCCTGGCGCGGCTACAGCACCCGCCGGGACCAAGCCCGGCACCGGCAGATGCTCCACCCCGTCACGTGGGTGGAGCTGGGCAGCCGGGCCGGGGTCATGTCTGACCAAAGCTGGTTCCaggatggcagagccaggacagtATCTGACCATCGCTGCTTCCAGTCCTGCCAGGCACACACTTGCAGCGTCTGCCACTCCCTGAGCTCCAGGATCGGGAGCCCGCCCAGCGTGGTGATGCTAGTGGGTTCCAGCCCTCGCACCTGTCATACCTGTGGACGTACACAGCCCACCCGCGTGGTGCAGGGCATGGGCCGGGGCGCTGAGGGCCCCGGGGCAGTGTCTTGGGCCTCCTCCTACCAGCGGGCTGCCCTGAGTCCCAGGCAGCCGCATCGCCAGGACAAAGCGGCCACAGCCATCCAGTCCACCTGGAGGGGCTTTAAGATCCGCCAGCAGATGAGGCAGCAGCAAATGGCAGCGAAGATAGTTCAAGCCACCTGGCGAGGCCACCATACCCGGAGCTGTCTGAAGAACACAGAGGCGCTCTTGGGACCAGCAGACCCCTGGGCCAGCTCACGGCACATGCATTGGCCCGGCATCTAG